In Euphorbia lathyris chromosome 9, ddEupLath1.1, whole genome shotgun sequence, the following are encoded in one genomic region:
- the LOC136206313 gene encoding uncharacterized protein, which translates to MANHELILGQSHNLGLRQNQQLVLGHNHNLGLGQNHNLELGQAHEHHLGLGQAHDHELGLGNPHDHELGLGQNNDHEEDAGHSYAHENESVMDRKPDEGDHELGLPAQNHELCLSENNELVVSENQELDNLELAVVQSDEMGMDDSHDLSIEQSELMVHTPVIQARQLAIAPSFELSVGQEFPDVISCRRALRDTAIALHFEMQTIKSDKTRFTAKCASEGCPWRIHAAKLPGVPTFTIRTIHESHSCGGIAHLGHQQASVQWVANSVEQRLKENPNYKPKEILEEIHRVHGITLSYKQAWRGKERIMAAMRGSFEEGYRLLPPYCEQVKRTNPGSIASVYGNPSDSCFQRLFISFQASIYGFLNACRPLLGLDRTFLKSKYLGTLLLATGFDGDGALFPLAFGVVDEENDENWMWFLSELHNLLEINTENMPRLTILSDRQKGIVDGVEANFPTAFHGFCMRHLSESFRKEFNNTMLVNLLWEAAHALTVIEFEAKILEIEEISQDAAYWIRRIPPRLWATAYFEGSRFGHLTANIVESMNCWILEASGLPIIQMMECIRRQLMTWFNERRETSMQWTSILVPSAERRVAEALERARTYQVLRANEAEFEVISHEGTNIVDIRNRCCQCRGWQLYGLPCAHAVAALLSCRQNVHRFTESCFTVATYRKTYSQTIHPIPDKSLWKELSDGDPNANKALDVLINPPKSLRPPGRPRKKRVRAEDRGRVKRVVHCSRCNQTGHFRTTCAAPI; encoded by the coding sequence ATGGCAAACCATGAGTTAATACTTGGGCAGAGTCACAATCTAGGGCTTAGGCAGAATCAGCAACTGGTTTTAGGGCATAATCACAATTTGGGTCTTGGACAGAATCATAATTTGGAATTGGGACAAGCACATGAGCATCATTTGGGTTTGGGACAGGCTCATGACCATGAACTTGGTTTAGGAAATCCTCATGACCATGAATTGGGTTTAGGACAGAACAATGACCATGAGGAGGATGCTGGTCATAGTTATGCCCATGAGAATGAGTCAGTTATGGATCGCAAACCTGATGAGGGTGACCATGAGTTGGGTCTTCCTGCACAGAACCACGAGTTATGTTTGTCAGAAAACAATGAACTGGTTGTTTCAGAAAATCAAGAACTTGACAACCTTGAACTAGCTGTGGTCCAAAGTGACGAGATGGGCATGGATGATTCTCATGATTTGTCCATTGAGCAGTCAGAGCTTATGGTCCATACTCCTGTCATTCAGGCTCGTCAACTTGCTATAGCTCCCAGTTTCGAGCTCTCAGTTGGGCAAGAATTCCCAGATGTCATTAGCTGCCGTAGGGCGCTGAGGGATACAGCCATTGCTCTTCACTTTGAAATGCAGACTATAAAATCTGACAAGACTCGTTTCACAGCTAAATGTGCCAGTGAGGGATGTCCTTGGAGGATACATGCAGCCAAGCTGCCAGGGGTTCCTACTTTCACTATCAGGACCATCCATGAGTCTCATTCATGTGGAGGAATTGCTCATCTGGGACATCAACAAGCCTCAGTTCAGTGGGTTGCAAACTCTGTGGAGCAACGGCTTAAGGAGAATCCTAATTACAAGCCGAAAGAGATATTGGAAGAGATTCACCGGGTGCATGGAATTACTTTGTCATACAAACAAGCTTGGAGAGGCAAGGAGCGTATCATGGCTGCAATGCGTGGATCCTTTGAAGAAGGGTATCGTTTGCTTCCACCGTACTGTGAGCAGGTTAAACGAACAAATCCTGGGAGTATCGCATCCGTTTATGGAAATCCTTCTGACAGTTGCTTCCAGCGTCTCTTCATCTCATTTCAGGCATCAATTTATGGTTTTCTGAATGCTTGCCGGCCTCTCCTTGGGCTTGATAGGACATTCCTGAAAAGCAAGTACCTTGGTACATTGCTTCTTGCTACTGGATTTGATGGGGATGGTGCTCTATTTCCTTTGGCATTTGGTGTCGTGGATGAGGAGAATGATGAAAATTGGATGTGGTTTCTTTCTGAACTTCATAACCTCCTGGAAATTAATACTGAAAACATGCCAAGGCTTACAATTTTGTCAGATCGGCAGAAGGGCATTGTTGATGGAGTGGAAGCAAATTTTCCAACTGCTTTTCATGGCTTTTGTATGCGTCACTTGAGTGAAAGCTTCCGCAAAGAATTTAATAACACAATGCTTGTCAACCTTTTATGGGAAGCTGCTCATGCATTGACGGTCATTGAATTTGAAGCAAAAATTTTAGAGATCGAGGAAATATCACAAGATGCTGCATATTGGATACGAAGAATCCCCCCTCGGTTGTGGGCTACAGCTTATTTTGAAGGAAGTCGGTTTGGGCATTTGACAGCTAACATAGTTGAATCGATGAATTGTTGGATTTTGGAAGCCTCGGGGCTTCCTATAATTCAGATGATGGAATGTATTAGGAGGCAGCTCATGACTTGGTTCAATGAACGCCGAGAGACCAGTATGCAGTGGACATCAATACTTGTGCCTTCTGCAGAGAGGCGTGTAGCAGAGGCGCTTGAGCGTGCACGCACATATCAGGTGCTTCGTGCTAATGAAGCTGAGTTTGAAGTTATTTCCCATGAAGGAACTAATATAGTTGATATTAGGAACCGGTGTTGTCAATGCCGGGGCTGGCAGCTGTATGGTCTTCCTTGCGCACATGCTGTAGCAGCACTTCTCTCTTGCAGGCAGAATGTGCATAGATTTACAGAGAGTTGTTTCACTGTAGCAACATATAGAAAAACATATTCACAAACTATTCATCCAATTCCAGATAAAAGTCTATGGAAGGAGTTGTCAGATGGAGACCCAAACGCTAACAAGGCTCTGGATGTTCTGATTAATCCGCCTAAATCACTTCGTCCACCTGGTCGACCAAGAAAGAAACGAGTTCGAGCTGAAGACCGAGGACGTGTGAAGCGAGTTGTGCACTGTAGCCGTTGCAATCAGACAGGGCATTTTAGGACAACATGTGCAGCACCCATCTAA